A genome region from Brooklawnia propionicigenes includes the following:
- a CDS encoding DUF4203 domain-containing protein has product MNDIAFGVLAIAVGLLFCFFGATMLRLTITIWGAFAGFSLGAGVIAGWFGQGFLATTAGWVVGLIMAIVFAWLAYAYYAVAVLIATASLGFAAGAALMAALGVTWNWLIILVAIVVAVGIGVAALTVNMPAVLLIVLSTLGGASVAVSGLMLVLGVLTIADLTDPAVTANPAHGWWWTVVYIVLAVLGVTVQTRKSRRWQRDAWAH; this is encoded by the coding sequence GGCTTGCTCTTCTGCTTCTTCGGCGCGACCATGCTCCGGCTGACGATCACCATCTGGGGCGCTTTCGCCGGCTTCTCGCTGGGGGCCGGGGTCATCGCGGGCTGGTTCGGTCAGGGCTTCCTGGCGACCACCGCAGGATGGGTGGTCGGCCTGATCATGGCCATCGTGTTCGCCTGGCTCGCCTACGCCTACTACGCGGTGGCGGTGCTGATCGCAACCGCCTCGCTGGGCTTCGCGGCAGGTGCCGCGCTGATGGCCGCGCTGGGCGTCACCTGGAACTGGCTGATCATCCTGGTCGCGATCGTCGTCGCGGTCGGTATCGGCGTGGCCGCCCTGACCGTCAACATGCCGGCAGTGCTTCTGATCGTGTTGTCCACGTTGGGTGGTGCCTCGGTCGCTGTGAGCGGTCTGATGCTGGTGCTCGGCGTTCTCACCATCGCCGACCTCACCGATCCGGCGGTCACCGCCAATCCGGCGCACGGCTGGTGGTGGACCGTGGTGTACATCGTCTTGGCGGTGCTCGGCGTCACCGTCCAGACTCGCAAGTCGCGTAGATGGCAGAGGGACGCCTGGGCGCACTGA
- a CDS encoding heavy metal translocating P-type ATPase has protein sequence MIKPAASLQQTEEVEQGSVVTEYQPRSAGELWQRIDREDLVRLGVVGGLAVVVLVASWLQAPWWISAPLAAVGLVIGCWPIVVEVWAALRARRMSMELSMFIALVAAAAIGEWVTALVITVFVLAAEILEDLSMDRGRDALGELMNFLPDSVQVRRDGQLRSVHRDELAVGDVVMVLPGGRIPVDGVVLEGNSSVDESRITGEPLPVDVSQGSQVYAGSINHSGAVALRAERVGAESSYGQIVAAISAAQNSQAPIQRLADRLAGWLVYLALGGAALTYLITRDLTATISVIIVAGACGVAAGTPLALLGAIGQTARAGTFIKDGSHLEELSAVRVVVFDKTGTLTRGEPAVTAVTASEGVDGDHLLAAVASAESYRPTNAI, from the coding sequence ATGATCAAACCGGCAGCATCCTTGCAGCAGACCGAGGAGGTTGAGCAGGGGAGTGTGGTAACCGAGTACCAGCCGCGAAGTGCCGGCGAGCTGTGGCAGCGGATCGACCGCGAGGATCTCGTCCGTCTGGGTGTGGTGGGCGGTCTGGCGGTGGTGGTGCTCGTTGCGTCCTGGCTGCAGGCGCCGTGGTGGATCAGTGCGCCATTGGCGGCGGTCGGCCTGGTGATCGGCTGCTGGCCGATCGTCGTCGAGGTTTGGGCGGCGCTGCGGGCGCGTCGGATGAGCATGGAGCTGTCGATGTTCATCGCGCTGGTGGCGGCCGCTGCGATAGGCGAGTGGGTGACCGCGCTGGTCATCACGGTCTTCGTGCTGGCTGCCGAGATCTTGGAGGATCTCTCGATGGATCGCGGGCGCGACGCCCTGGGCGAGTTGATGAACTTCCTGCCTGATTCGGTGCAGGTGCGTCGCGATGGTCAGCTGCGCAGCGTGCACCGCGATGAGCTGGCGGTGGGAGACGTCGTCATGGTGCTGCCGGGCGGACGTATCCCGGTGGACGGGGTGGTGTTGGAGGGCAATTCCAGCGTCGACGAGTCACGGATCACCGGAGAACCGCTGCCGGTTGACGTCTCGCAGGGCAGTCAGGTCTATGCGGGCTCAATCAATCACAGTGGAGCCGTCGCGCTTCGTGCCGAGCGGGTCGGCGCGGAGTCCTCGTACGGGCAGATCGTCGCGGCAATCAGCGCGGCGCAGAATTCCCAGGCGCCGATTCAGCGGCTTGCCGATCGGCTCGCGGGTTGGCTGGTGTATCTGGCGCTCGGTGGTGCCGCGCTGACCTATCTGATCACCCGTGATCTCACGGCCACCATCTCGGTCATCATCGTGGCGGGGGCGTGCGGGGTAGCGGCGGGTACGCCGCTGGCCCTGCTGGGCGCGATCGGGCAGACCGCGCGCGCCGGTACCTTCATCAAGGACGGCAGTCATCTGGAGGAGTTGTCCGCAGTGCGGGTCGTGGTCTTCGACAAGACCGGGACGCTGACCAGGGGCGAGCCCGCGGTCACCGCCGTCACTGCAAGTGAGGGAGTCGACGGCGATCATCTGCTCGCTGCGGTTGCCTCGGCGGAGTCGTATCGTCCAACAAACGCTATTTGA
- a CDS encoding ArsR/SmtB family transcription factor produces the protein MPQTDEIARVAALFKLMSDPTRTRLLYALLEAGELYVSDLAATTGTSESTVSQALRMLRASGIVTGRRDGRKIWYRLSDEHVRELLNVTLEHTHHHPGDEDPA, from the coding sequence ATGCCCCAGACGGACGAGATCGCCAGGGTGGCAGCGCTCTTCAAGCTGATGAGCGACCCCACCCGCACCCGGCTGCTCTACGCGCTGCTGGAGGCCGGCGAACTGTACGTCAGCGATCTCGCCGCCACCACCGGCACCAGTGAATCCACCGTCTCTCAGGCGCTGCGCATGCTGCGGGCTTCCGGGATCGTGACCGGTCGTCGCGATGGACGCAAGATCTGGTACCGGCTTTCCGACGAGCACGTCCGCGAGTTGCTCAATGTCACTTTGGAGCACACCCACCACCACCCCGGAGATGAGGATCCAGCATGA
- a CDS encoding cation diffusion facilitator family transporter: MSGHHHSSSHAVSAAGKHRSRLAITFALVAGFFAVELIAALRSGSLALLGDAGHMAADVTTLGAALLALHLAPLRDKRGRRTFGNYRVEVFASGLAVLIMLGVAIFITVEAIGRFGSAVEPASGIMLAVGILGLVINVVSMLLLRRGSSESLNVKGAYLEVLADALGSIGVIAAAVLVSVTGSPWWDTVIALGIAAFIAVRAVMLGLEVLRVLAECAPPGIEPAEIQVALEDIPGMLEVHDLHVWQLTSGMNVASAHIVTSAPDTMLAAQHLLRDDFGIAHVTLQTESANRRECDHTDW, from the coding sequence ATGAGTGGTCACCATCACTCCTCCTCCCACGCGGTCTCGGCAGCGGGCAAACACCGCTCGAGGCTGGCCATCACCTTTGCGCTGGTTGCCGGTTTCTTCGCCGTCGAGCTGATCGCTGCGCTCAGGTCAGGCTCGCTGGCATTGCTCGGCGATGCGGGCCACATGGCCGCCGACGTGACGACACTGGGCGCCGCACTTCTGGCGCTGCATCTGGCGCCTCTGCGTGACAAGCGCGGACGCCGCACCTTCGGCAACTACCGGGTTGAGGTCTTCGCGTCCGGGCTGGCCGTGCTCATCATGCTCGGGGTGGCGATCTTCATCACGGTCGAAGCGATCGGCCGCTTCGGCAGCGCTGTCGAACCGGCCTCCGGAATCATGCTGGCCGTCGGCATCCTCGGACTTGTCATCAACGTTGTCAGCATGCTGCTGCTGCGCCGGGGATCGTCCGAGAGCCTGAACGTCAAGGGCGCCTACCTGGAGGTGCTCGCTGACGCCCTTGGTTCGATCGGTGTCATTGCGGCCGCCGTACTTGTTTCCGTCACCGGCAGCCCCTGGTGGGATACCGTCATCGCGCTGGGTATCGCCGCATTCATCGCGGTGCGAGCCGTGATGCTCGGTCTTGAGGTACTGCGCGTGCTCGCGGAGTGCGCTCCCCCGGGCATCGAACCGGCTGAGATCCAGGTCGCCCTCGAAGACATCCCCGGAATGCTGGAGGTGCACGATCTGCATGTCTGGCAGCTGACATCCGGCATGAACGTCGCCTCCGCTCACATCGTCACCAGCGCGCCCGATACGATGCTCGCCGCCCAGCACCTGCTGCGCGACGACTTCGGCATCGCTCATGTGACCTTGCAGACCGAGTCGGCCAACCGTCGCGAGTGCGATCACACGGATTGGTGA
- a CDS encoding MFS transporter, giving the protein MTQAQVGGWRAWSVWAAGTLAFIAAMFSRTSFGVAAIPAAEQFSAPVGAMSMFVIVQAGVYAAMQIPAGAVLDRLGSRNVLAIGLGVMTAGQVVLAFATSFPLGLVARVFIGGGDALIFSSAIRLILLWFPPRKIPVLTQVTAAAGQAGQWLSAVPLVMILSNWGWTTAFLTVAASCFVGLLIAVLVVRDAPPGLVVTSRGSGGLFAGVGEVLAMPAAQLAFFIHMLAASAPIAFTFLWGFPYLTQAQGLTDAQAGSLFTVFVIASMIVGPLTGMLTRRFAARRTFLALGIVGLSAVVWTSALVWPGYAPHWLLVLLLITIGADAPASNIAFDINRSHVPAHRIGTATGVTLVGGFSAGLVVVAAIGVLLSILGGPNPSADDFRVAMSAQLVVWVYAGIMVIRKRRQLLRSLPSADE; this is encoded by the coding sequence ATGACCCAGGCCCAGGTGGGCGGTTGGCGAGCCTGGAGCGTCTGGGCGGCGGGAACTCTCGCCTTCATCGCCGCAATGTTCTCCCGAACCTCGTTCGGGGTCGCCGCTATCCCTGCCGCCGAGCAGTTCTCTGCTCCGGTCGGGGCGATGAGCATGTTCGTCATCGTCCAGGCAGGCGTATATGCGGCCATGCAGATTCCCGCCGGCGCGGTGCTCGACCGGCTGGGCAGCCGAAATGTGCTGGCCATCGGTCTTGGGGTGATGACGGCCGGGCAGGTCGTCCTGGCCTTCGCGACCTCGTTCCCCTTGGGGCTGGTCGCCCGGGTGTTCATCGGCGGGGGAGACGCGCTGATCTTCTCCTCGGCGATCAGGTTGATCCTGCTCTGGTTCCCGCCGCGCAAGATTCCGGTGCTCACCCAGGTCACGGCCGCGGCCGGCCAGGCCGGTCAATGGTTGTCGGCGGTGCCGCTGGTGATGATCTTGAGCAATTGGGGCTGGACGACGGCCTTTCTGACCGTCGCGGCGAGCTGTTTCGTGGGCCTGTTGATCGCTGTTCTGGTGGTGCGCGATGCGCCGCCGGGGCTGGTCGTGACCTCCCGAGGCAGCGGCGGTCTGTTCGCGGGCGTAGGTGAGGTGCTCGCGATGCCGGCCGCGCAGCTGGCGTTCTTCATCCACATGCTGGCCGCCTCGGCGCCGATCGCCTTCACCTTCTTGTGGGGCTTCCCGTACCTCACCCAGGCGCAGGGCCTTACCGATGCGCAGGCCGGAAGCCTGTTCACGGTGTTCGTGATCGCGAGCATGATCGTCGGCCCGCTGACCGGGATGCTGACCCGGCGCTTCGCCGCGCGGCGGACTTTTCTTGCCCTGGGCATCGTCGGGCTGAGCGCGGTGGTGTGGACGTCGGCTCTGGTGTGGCCCGGATACGCTCCGCACTGGCTGCTGGTGCTGCTACTCATCACCATCGGAGCCGACGCTCCCGCGTCCAACATCGCGTTCGACATCAACCGCAGCCATGTGCCCGCCCACCGGATCGGCACCGCGACGGGCGTGACCCTTGTCGGCGGCTTCTCGGCGGGCCTGGTGGTGGTCGCGGCGATCGGCGTGCTGCTCAGTATCCTGGGCGGTCCGAACCCGAGCGCGGACGATTTCCGTGTCGCGATGTCCGCTCAGCTTGTGGTCTGGGTCTATGCGGGCATCATGGTGATCCGCAAGCGCCGCCAATTGCTGCGCAGCCTGCCTTCGGCCGACGAGTAG
- a CDS encoding DUF1846 domain-containing protein has product MHAVGFDRDKYIALQTEQIVARRNEFGGKLYLEFGGKLFDDLHASRVLPGFSPDNKIVMLEALADELEVVVVVSALDLARNKVRADLGISYEADVLRLIDAFRSYGLYVSSVVISHVTESNPQARRFKRKLERGGLKVYKHYPIKGYPNDVSLIVSDDGYGRNEYITTTRDLVVVTAPGPGSGKMATCLSQLYHDYKRGITSGYAKFETFPIWNLPLDHPVNMAYEAATADLDDVNVIDPFHLAAYGEQVVNYNRDVEVFPVLSRLFEQILGRSPYKSPTDMGVNMAGLCISDDQVCREASKQEIIRRYYKALVTERRDELEPTQSDSIALLMSGLGLTKHDRPVVTPALDVEKRTKNPAAAIELPDGRIITGKTSPLLGACSAMLLDALKALAGIDPEVKLLAPQTIEPIQTLKTRHLGSRNPRLHTDEVLIALSVSANSDENARRTLAELSQLRGCDVHSTVILGSVDEGILRNLGVQVTCEPIYQSKSLYKKR; this is encoded by the coding sequence ATGCACGCCGTAGGCTTCGATCGAGACAAGTACATTGCCCTTCAGACCGAACAGATCGTGGCCAGGCGGAACGAATTCGGCGGCAAGCTGTACCTGGAGTTCGGTGGCAAATTGTTCGACGACTTGCACGCCTCGCGAGTGCTGCCCGGGTTCAGCCCCGACAACAAGATCGTCATGCTGGAAGCGCTGGCTGACGAACTCGAAGTCGTGGTCGTGGTCAGCGCACTAGACCTGGCACGCAACAAGGTGCGCGCCGATCTGGGCATCTCGTACGAGGCGGATGTGCTGCGGCTGATCGATGCATTCCGCTCCTACGGTCTGTACGTGAGTTCGGTGGTGATCTCCCATGTCACCGAGAGCAACCCGCAGGCCCGACGCTTCAAGCGCAAGCTGGAGCGAGGTGGCCTGAAGGTCTACAAGCACTATCCGATCAAGGGCTATCCCAACGACGTCTCACTGATCGTCAGTGACGACGGCTATGGACGCAACGAGTACATCACCACCACCCGTGATCTGGTGGTGGTGACCGCGCCGGGGCCGGGCAGCGGCAAGATGGCGACCTGCCTGTCGCAGCTGTACCACGACTACAAGCGCGGCATCACGTCGGGCTATGCCAAGTTCGAGACCTTCCCGATCTGGAATCTGCCGCTCGACCACCCGGTCAACATGGCCTACGAGGCGGCCACCGCCGACTTGGACGATGTCAACGTGATCGACCCGTTCCACCTGGCCGCGTACGGCGAGCAGGTGGTCAACTACAACCGTGATGTCGAAGTCTTTCCCGTGCTCAGCCGGCTTTTCGAGCAGATCCTGGGACGTTCGCCCTACAAATCGCCCACCGACATGGGTGTCAATATGGCCGGCCTGTGCATCAGCGATGACCAGGTCTGCCGCGAAGCGTCCAAGCAGGAGATCATCCGCCGCTACTACAAGGCGCTGGTGACCGAACGTCGCGACGAGCTGGAACCCACCCAATCCGATTCGATTGCCTTGCTGATGAGCGGACTGGGCCTGACCAAGCACGATCGTCCGGTGGTGACGCCGGCGCTGGACGTCGAGAAACGCACCAAGAACCCGGCAGCGGCCATCGAACTTCCCGACGGGCGAATCATCACCGGCAAGACCTCGCCGCTACTGGGCGCCTGCTCGGCGATGCTGCTGGACGCCCTCAAGGCGCTCGCCGGCATCGATCCGGAGGTGAAGCTGCTCGCACCGCAGACCATCGAACCGATTCAGACGCTGAAGACCAGGCATCTGGGCAGCCGCAATCCGCGACTGCACACCGACGAGGTGCTGATCGCGCTGTCGGTGAGTGCGAACTCGGACGAGAATGCCCGGCGAACACTGGCCGAACTGTCGCAATTGCGTGGCTGCGATGTGCATTCCACAGTGATCCTCGGATCAGTCGACGAGGGAATCCTCCGGAATCTCGGCGTGCAGGTGACCTGCGAGCCGATCTACCAATCGAAATCGCTGTACAAGAAACGCTGA
- a CDS encoding DUF222 domain-containing protein yields the protein MRTPPPDVDEARTLAAPVLIAASVQPVLSGTVVEDESNHEILDAIDHAHQQLIAAEIAELVGILRAADRWKIDQDAVGAGIERLIQPGHDGTPRIAEFLALEIGALLGISQTSALCRIGDALDLRHRHPKLWQAVLTGKVRVWQATKICLECAHLSRSAAHNVDAAMAASIGMLPWTRIMKALPGQIIAADPDTARQREQARRESRRIRISPIEDGHVSIYGVVNPVDGIKFDHVLNEVAKTFPTEPDTPLCRDLDRRRSLAFGMITQDAYTKLHREKPLLDLSETPSNRLPQRSTPTTQQPIGCTLIVHISADDPALDPSPTSTTGVARIEGWGPLLTEQLPHFLNGANITVRPIIDPAGIRPVDSYETPARMRLALEQRNPVDVFPYGTTQASRCDSDHTIPYIDGRSSQTHLGNLGPLSRKAHRAKTHGKWKLEQPTPGTFHWTSPHGYQYQVTPTGTIRIRVPEQT from the coding sequence ATGAGAACACCTCCCCCAGATGTAGACGAGGCGCGCACGCTAGCGGCGCCGGTGCTGATCGCCGCGAGTGTTCAACCCGTGCTGTCCGGCACCGTGGTCGAGGACGAGTCGAACCACGAGATCTTGGACGCGATCGATCACGCGCATCAACAACTGATCGCCGCTGAGATCGCCGAACTGGTCGGCATCCTGCGGGCCGCAGACCGCTGGAAGATCGACCAAGACGCGGTCGGCGCGGGTATCGAACGACTCATCCAACCCGGCCACGACGGCACCCCGAGGATCGCCGAGTTCCTCGCCCTCGAAATCGGGGCGCTGCTCGGCATCTCCCAAACCTCGGCACTGTGCCGCATCGGGGACGCCCTGGACCTGCGCCATCGCCACCCGAAACTCTGGCAAGCCGTGCTCACCGGAAAAGTCCGGGTCTGGCAAGCCACCAAAATCTGCCTCGAATGCGCCCACCTCTCCCGTAGTGCGGCGCACAACGTGGACGCAGCGATGGCCGCCAGCATCGGGATGCTGCCCTGGACCCGGATCATGAAAGCCCTACCCGGACAGATCATTGCTGCCGATCCCGACACCGCCCGGCAGCGTGAACAAGCCCGACGCGAATCCCGCAGAATCCGGATCTCACCAATCGAGGATGGCCACGTCAGTATCTACGGGGTGGTGAATCCGGTGGACGGAATCAAATTCGATCATGTCCTCAACGAGGTAGCGAAGACCTTCCCCACCGAACCCGACACGCCCCTGTGTCGTGACCTCGACCGGCGTCGCTCACTCGCGTTCGGAATGATCACTCAAGACGCCTACACCAAGCTGCACCGTGAGAAGCCGCTCCTCGATCTATCCGAGACACCGAGCAATCGCCTCCCCCAGCGCAGCACCCCGACCACACAGCAGCCGATCGGCTGCACCCTGATCGTCCACATCTCAGCCGACGATCCGGCACTGGACCCATCCCCCACGTCCACCACCGGCGTGGCACGTATCGAAGGCTGGGGCCCGTTGTTGACCGAGCAACTCCCACACTTCCTCAACGGAGCCAACATCACGGTCCGCCCCATCATCGACCCCGCCGGAATACGTCCCGTCGACAGCTACGAAACCCCCGCACGCATGCGACTCGCACTAGAACAACGCAACCCCGTCGACGTCTTCCCCTACGGCACGACCCAAGCCTCCAGATGCGACAGCGACCACACCATCCCGTACATCGACGGCAGATCCAGCCAAACCCACCTCGGCAACCTCGGACCCCTATCCCGCAAAGCCCACCGGGCCAAAACCCACGGAAAATGGAAACTCGAACAACCCACACCCGGCACCTTCCACTGGACCTCACCCCACGGCTACCAATACCAAGTAACCCCAACAGGAACCATCCGAATCAGGGTGCCCGAACAGACCTGA
- a CDS encoding AEC family transporter, which produces MLTALLEVMLPVFVIAGVGFLLARRFTIDQLSLNKIQLYALTPALAFSSIMDTSVSASDVGDLARGYLGATLVLGLVSAVAVRMLAKPVRNGVIASVLLGNNGNFGLPIALLALGQSGLDRAIVIFMIAIVLIWTVGPVLFGAAPSVRSALVNIARLPVIWAILLATVFRLVGIELPGGLSTAVHMVGNASVPMILIALGIQLGYGKRVRFGKTVITAMLLKLIVAPLLGWGVCWLLGLRGQDLQSVVLALSMPTAVNVFLLALEYDKDAETIASIVAATTLVSLVTISIVVSQLGALV; this is translated from the coding sequence ATGCTGACCGCTCTTCTCGAGGTCATGCTGCCGGTCTTCGTTATCGCCGGAGTCGGATTCTTGCTCGCCAGGCGATTCACCATCGACCAACTCAGCCTGAACAAGATCCAGCTCTATGCGCTGACCCCGGCACTTGCCTTCAGCTCGATCATGGACACGTCCGTTTCGGCCTCCGACGTGGGCGACCTCGCCCGGGGCTACCTGGGAGCTACCTTGGTGCTCGGTTTGGTGTCGGCGGTCGCGGTGCGCATGTTGGCGAAACCGGTGCGCAACGGGGTGATCGCTTCGGTGCTGCTCGGCAACAACGGCAATTTCGGGCTGCCCATCGCGCTGCTGGCGCTGGGCCAATCCGGGCTGGACCGCGCGATCGTGATCTTCATGATCGCCATCGTGCTCATCTGGACGGTCGGGCCAGTCCTGTTCGGGGCGGCCCCGAGCGTGCGCAGCGCCTTGGTCAACATCGCGAGGCTGCCGGTGATCTGGGCGATCCTGCTGGCCACGGTGTTCCGGCTGGTCGGCATTGAGCTTCCCGGCGGTCTGAGCACTGCGGTGCACATGGTTGGGAATGCATCGGTTCCGATGATCCTGATCGCTCTGGGAATTCAGCTCGGCTATGGCAAACGGGTCCGTTTCGGCAAGACGGTCATCACGGCGATGCTCCTCAAGCTGATCGTCGCGCCCCTGCTCGGCTGGGGGGTCTGTTGGCTGCTCGGTCTGCGCGGGCAGGACCTGCAATCGGTAGTCCTCGCCCTGTCGATGCCGACCGCGGTGAACGTCTTCCTGCTCGCCCTCGAGTACGACAAGGACGCCGAGACGATTGCCAGCATCGTGGCAGCAACCACACTGGTGAGCTTGGTGACGATCTCCATCGTGGTCTCGCAGCTGGGCGCGCTCGTCTAG
- a CDS encoding PIG-L deacetylase family protein — protein sequence MTDLRPVAEDFSSALAIVAHPDDLEYGAASAIARWTAQGKQISYLLVTHGEAGIDAIPPQVCGPLRMQEEITGAALVGVHTVDFLDYPDGVVCYDLNLRRDIAAAVRKACPDVVITINHHDQFGPGRYNQADHIAVGRAVLDGTRDAANRWVFPELVSDQGLAPWKAQRILVSGSPQSNAFVDVTASFDAGVASLAAHQQYLAGLGDHAMGDPRIFLEQIARSTGERVGVQLAVSFEVVEL from the coding sequence ATGACTGATCTACGTCCGGTCGCTGAGGATTTCTCCTCTGCCTTGGCCATCGTTGCTCATCCGGATGATCTGGAATACGGTGCGGCTTCAGCGATCGCCCGCTGGACCGCGCAGGGCAAGCAGATCAGCTATCTGCTTGTCACCCATGGTGAGGCCGGCATCGACGCGATCCCACCGCAGGTGTGCGGTCCGCTGCGCATGCAGGAGGAGATCACCGGTGCCGCGCTGGTCGGGGTACACACGGTCGATTTCCTCGACTATCCGGACGGGGTCGTGTGTTACGACCTCAACCTGCGGCGCGACATCGCCGCAGCGGTACGCAAGGCGTGCCCCGACGTGGTGATCACCATCAATCACCACGATCAGTTCGGTCCCGGGCGTTACAACCAGGCCGATCACATCGCGGTCGGACGAGCGGTACTCGACGGAACCCGGGATGCCGCGAACCGCTGGGTCTTCCCGGAGTTGGTCTCCGACCAGGGCTTGGCGCCCTGGAAGGCACAGCGGATCCTGGTCTCTGGCAGCCCCCAGTCGAACGCGTTCGTGGACGTCACCGCAAGTTTCGATGCCGGTGTCGCCTCGCTGGCCGCGCACCAGCAGTATCTGGCCGGGCTCGGAGATCACGCGATGGGCGATCCTCGGATCTTCCTCGAACAGATCGCCCGGTCGACCGGGGAGCGGGTCGGCGTCCAGCTGGCCGTCTCGTTCGAGGTGGTGGAACTATGA
- the tsaA gene encoding tRNA (N6-threonylcarbamoyladenosine(37)-N6)-methyltransferase TrmO: MEPIAHIRSAFPAKFGIPRQAGLVPDLVASVVFEPHYRNPDAIRGIEDFSHIWLIWQFSAAIRDDWRPTVRPPRLGGEQRLGVFATRSPFRPNPIALSSVRLLEVRSEPDLGPVLVVGGADLMDGTPIFDIKPYIAADLHTDATFGFTTRNTDYRVQVDISDELIARVPEKLRDGLLGVLAEDPRPAYQDDPERNYGLGFAGLNVRFRVAAGVLTVVEIEPLV; encoded by the coding sequence ATGGAGCCCATTGCCCACATCCGCAGTGCATTCCCCGCCAAGTTCGGGATCCCGAGGCAGGCCGGACTGGTGCCCGACCTGGTGGCCAGCGTGGTCTTCGAGCCGCACTACCGCAACCCGGATGCCATCCGCGGCATCGAGGACTTCAGCCATATCTGGCTGATCTGGCAGTTTTCGGCGGCCATCCGTGACGACTGGAGGCCGACCGTGCGTCCGCCCAGGCTCGGCGGTGAGCAGCGGCTGGGCGTCTTCGCCACCCGATCACCGTTCCGGCCCAACCCCATTGCCTTGTCGTCGGTGCGACTGCTCGAGGTGCGATCGGAGCCGGATCTGGGTCCGGTGCTGGTGGTCGGTGGCGCCGATCTGATGGACGGCACCCCGATCTTCGACATCAAGCCGTACATCGCGGCAGATTTGCATACCGACGCGACCTTCGGGTTCACCACCCGCAATACCGACTATCGCGTGCAGGTCGACATCTCGGACGAGCTGATTGCCCGGGTGCCCGAGAAACTGCGCGACGGCCTGCTCGGTGTGCTCGCCGAGGACCCTCGTCCGGCCTACCAGGACGACCCGGAGCGCAACTACGGGCTTGGTTTCGCCGGGCTGAATGTCCGATTCCGGGTCGCCGCCGGAGTACTGACCGTTGTGGAGATCGAACCGCTGGTCTGA
- a CDS encoding GOLPH3/VPS74 family protein → MEFFGNLAHQITLLAINEQTGRVRNRGQLKLAAAGATLAELAMQERVSLVDKKVQVHDARPIGDPLLDAMLRVLGTHPAHRPARIIQAGGGFYLDQSMDDMTRSGWLVKKPARGLGGDRYRILNAQELTAARELAATAIRDPAGVTSRAACLGGLALELQFGKWLAPEAGWRQRWRSQRVLQQRDWVVKAVHDIIASQQSATTAAISS, encoded by the coding sequence ATGGAGTTCTTCGGAAACCTGGCCCACCAGATCACCCTGCTTGCGATCAACGAGCAGACCGGACGCGTCCGCAACCGGGGACAGCTCAAGCTGGCCGCGGCCGGGGCCACACTGGCGGAGCTGGCGATGCAGGAACGGGTCAGCCTGGTCGACAAGAAAGTACAGGTACACGACGCGCGCCCGATCGGCGATCCGCTACTCGATGCGATGCTGCGGGTGCTGGGCACTCATCCCGCTCATCGTCCGGCCCGCATCATCCAGGCCGGGGGAGGGTTCTATCTGGATCAGTCAATGGATGACATGACCCGCAGCGGATGGCTGGTCAAGAAGCCGGCGAGGGGCCTGGGTGGCGACCGGTACCGGATACTCAATGCCCAGGAATTGACCGCCGCCCGCGAGTTGGCCGCAACCGCCATCCGCGATCCGGCGGGCGTCACATCCAGAGCCGCATGCCTGGGCGGGCTGGCGTTGGAGCTGCAGTTCGGCAAATGGCTGGCTCCCGAGGCGGGGTGGCGTCAACGGTGGAGATCGCAACGCGTCCTACAGCAGCGAGATTGGGTGGTGAAGGCCGTGCACGACATCATCGCTTCCCAGCAGTCCGCCACGACCGCAGCGATCTCGAGCTGA